The sequence TTGAGCGACCGAAATAAATGGCCTTTGCAGTTATTCTTACGTGAGATACTAATTCAGAACACTTCAATCGGAAATGCAGTTGGAACAATGGCTGACAGTCAGACGACAGCAACAATATTCTTGGAAGATGTCGTTAGATACTGCAGTATTTGTGTAGCAACATTGCCTATATTATGTGCCTACCCATTTGCACAAAGGTATTTTGTAAAAGGCGTAATGATGGGTTCTATAAAAGAATAGCAATATAAACTCCATGCACCATACTATGTGGTGCATGGATAATTTATTAGAGATAATATATGCATTTAGAACTATTCATCAGAATGACTAGTAGTTTTTAATGGTCATCTGTCTGCACCAACAGTGGACAATCTTTTGAAATCAAAATGATGAACTTAATTAGAACAGGCCAAAGCAATTTTTATATGATTTATCCCTTGTGTTTAAACTATGTTATTTCCTTTAATTATGCTAAGTTAGCTAGCTGATACGTTAATTAATATTAAAATGCGTTTTACTAAACAGGTTGGCATCATGCTTAAATAAAATCAAAATATAATTTTGCACGTAGTACGGCGGAGAGAACTTGCTTCCGCTTCTCAGGCTTAGAAGTTTTTAAACATTCTGAAGTTACGTTCATGCTTTCGCAAAGAAGGGATTTTAAAGTGGTTAAGTTATCTCCAATAAGTGAAAGGCATCCGCATTTTTTGCATGGTGATGGGAATAATCCTGATCAATGGATTCAAATGCCTGAAATTGTTGATGGGGATATACGCCTTATGAAGCTTTCCGGCTGCAATGTGATGTTAGTCGGAATTTTCGCGTGGTCAGCATTAGAACCAGAGGAAACTAAATTTGAAGTCTCATGGCTTGATAAAATAATAGATAAATTATATGAAGATGGCGTAAATGTAATACTTGCTACGCCAAGTGGAGCAAGACCAGCATGGTTGGCAAAAAAGTATCCAGAAGTCTTGAGAGTTCAGTCAAATCTTGTGCGAAACCTTTATGGTGGGGGACATAATTATTGCTATACTTCTCCTGTATATAGGAAAAAAACAATTCAAATAGATTCTTTATTGGCTCAGCATTATAGAAATCACCCTGCACTTATTGCATGGCACATATCGAATGAATATTGTGGAGAATGTCACTGCGATTTATGTCAAGAGGCTTTTAGAAATTGGTTAAAAATTAAATATAATGGTGACTTAGACAAATTAAATCATGAATGGTGGACGAATTTTTGGAATCACAAATATTCCGATTGGAACGAAATAGAATCGCCAGCTCCAAACGGGGAGAATAGTATACATGGTCTTTCGATTGACTGGAAACGTTTTGTTACAGATCAGACAGTCGATTTTATGAAGTCTGAAATATCAGCTATAAAAAAGTTTACGCCTAATATTCCGGTAACTACAAATTTGCTGCAAGGATCTTGCAGAAATCTTGATTATACGAAATTTGCAAAAGAGCTTGACGTTGTCTCAATTGATACTTACCCGGCAGGGCATTACGAACAGCCGGATTGGAAAACAGCTTGCAACACTGCTTTTACATATGATTTTATAAGGGCACTTAAGGATGGAAAGCCGTTTATGCTTATGGAAAGCACGCCTAGCATGACTAAATGGATGCGTACCTGCAAACTTAAAAGACCTGGTATGCATATGTTGTCATCCTTGCAGGCTGTAGCTCATGGGGCAGTTGCCGAACATTGCGGACATGGTGTTTTTCAAGACGTAACGGAAGTTGGACAAGTCTTGAAAAAATTGGACAGCACAACAGGAACTGTAACTAAGGCTAATGCGGCGGTCATTTACGATATAGAGAATGAATGGGCACAGGATTCAATTTACGGGCTTAGAAATGATCTGAAGAACTATAAGCAAGAAGTTTTAAGACATTATCAATCTCTATGGAAAAACAGTGTATCAGTCGACGTTATATCATCAGAAAAAGACTTTTCTAAATACAAGCTGATTGTTGCGCCTGTTTTATATATGCTTAAACCGGATGTAGCTAGAAGGATGGAACATTTTGTAGAATCAGGCGGAATGCTTGTGACTACTTACTATAGCGGCATAGTAAACGAAAATAATCTTTGCTTTCTCGAAGGTTTTCCTAGTCAACTTAGAAAACTTTTAGGAATACGGTCAGAAGAGGTAGATACCCTATACGATATAGAAAAAAACGCTGTAAATATAAATGGACAGGTATATGAAGCAGATACTTACTGCGATTTAATACATTCTGAAACAGCCGAGATAATTGGAACTTACGAAAAAGATTTTTATGCAGGAAGACCGGCACTTACAGTAAATAAAGTGGGCGATGGTTATGCATATTATATTGCATTTCGTGGTGAACATGTTTTCCTAGATGATTTTTATACAAAACTTGTAATAGAAAACAAGTTAAAATCTGTAGATTTCCCAACTCCTGAGGGAGTTAATGTGCAAAAACGATCTGATGGGATTAACGAATATTTATTTTTGATGAATTTTAATCCAGAACCAATTGATATTTCACTTGACAGATGTTACCATGAAATATTTGCGGAATGCAATATTGAAGGAATTTTGCATCTTAACGGTTACGACATTAAGATACTGATTGACTGTCATTAAAACTTTGCTAGTGAAAGAATGTAAAAATCCTTTTGATATTATATATTTTAATAGTTGAGTTTCGAAAACAGGTTTTAATGCCTGTTTTTTTTATATTTGACTTTTACATAAAATATGTCGTACTAGCAAACACTTCTAACATGGAAAAAAGAAAACTTGTTTGGATGAAATTAATTTTCATAGGTATTGTTTCAGGTGCTGTAAATGGTTTCTTCGGCGGTGGGGCAGGCCTTATTCTTGTGCCACTTTTAAAACGCGTGGCTGACCTAGAAATAAAAAAAGCGCATGCGACTGCGATAGCAGTAACTTTTTTATTAAGTATTGTTAGCGCAGTTCCTTATGTAATGAACGGGGCGGCATGCATAAACGATGCATGGACATTTATGGCAGCAGGTGCAATTGGCGGGGCTGCGGGTGCATTTTTTTTGAGAAAAATCCCTAAAAGGATACTTCATTATGCGTTTGCAGCGTTTCTGATATTTTCTTCAATAAGGATGTTTTGCCATGGATAATATACTGCTTGCATTGACTTCTGCAATTACAGGTGTACTCAGCGGTATGGG comes from Bacillota bacterium and encodes:
- a CDS encoding sulfite exporter TauE/SafE family protein; this translates as MILYILIVEFRKQVLMPVFFIFDFYIKYVVLANTSNMEKRKLVWMKLIFIGIVSGAVNGFFGGGAGLILVPLLKRVADLEIKKAHATAIAVTFLLSIVSAVPYVMNGAACINDAWTFMAAGAIGGAAGAFFLRKIPKRILHYAFAAFLIFSSIRMFCHG
- a CDS encoding beta-galactosidase: MVKLSPISERHPHFLHGDGNNPDQWIQMPEIVDGDIRLMKLSGCNVMLVGIFAWSALEPEETKFEVSWLDKIIDKLYEDGVNVILATPSGARPAWLAKKYPEVLRVQSNLVRNLYGGGHNYCYTSPVYRKKTIQIDSLLAQHYRNHPALIAWHISNEYCGECHCDLCQEAFRNWLKIKYNGDLDKLNHEWWTNFWNHKYSDWNEIESPAPNGENSIHGLSIDWKRFVTDQTVDFMKSEISAIKKFTPNIPVTTNLLQGSCRNLDYTKFAKELDVVSIDTYPAGHYEQPDWKTACNTAFTYDFIRALKDGKPFMLMESTPSMTKWMRTCKLKRPGMHMLSSLQAVAHGAVAEHCGHGVFQDVTEVGQVLKKLDSTTGTVTKANAAVIYDIENEWAQDSIYGLRNDLKNYKQEVLRHYQSLWKNSVSVDVISSEKDFSKYKLIVAPVLYMLKPDVARRMEHFVESGGMLVTTYYSGIVNENNLCFLEGFPSQLRKLLGIRSEEVDTLYDIEKNAVNINGQVYEADTYCDLIHSETAEIIGTYEKDFYAGRPALTVNKVGDGYAYYIAFRGEHVFLDDFYTKLVIENKLKSVDFPTPEGVNVQKRSDGINEYLFLMNFNPEPIDISLDRCYHEIFAECNIEGILHLNGYDIKILIDCH